A genomic stretch from Lathyrus oleraceus cultivar Zhongwan6 chromosome 2, CAAS_Psat_ZW6_1.0, whole genome shotgun sequence includes:
- the LOC127121770 gene encoding uncharacterized protein LOC127121770 — protein MKVIGKLHVEIPFTEAITQIPSYAKFLKDILTNKHKLDDPKPLEYNSIVENKLAKKEKDPKSFSIPYVLGNHVIDKAQLDLGASVILITLAICNRLNLGDMQPTRMSLQLVDQLVKYPIGVLEDIPVRIGQLYIPTDVIVMDIKEDDKIHILLGRPFLSTAGAIIDVQRGKITFEVGDEKVEFILSKFIMAPSIDDSYCAINIIDKCIRELNQDQETLTEMIKLPSTPMMEDDGFKSMTPFVDDNLHECLALTTDHMPSPKKQLLQLKELPKSLRYEFLDEELNHLVIVSATLNKDVTNQLLDILRKYNAALGYNISDLKGISPSVCIHRIML, from the coding sequence ATGAAAGTAATTGGGAAACTCCACGTCGAGATTCCCTTCACCGAAGCTATCACCCAAATACCATCGTATGCCAAATTTCTaaaagacatcttaaccaacaaaCATAAGCTTGATGATCCTAAACCTTTAGAATACAATTCAATTGTTGAAAACAAACTAGCCAAAAAGGAGAAAGACCCCAAAAGTTTTTCTATACCTTATGTTCTAGGAAATCATGTCATTGATAAAGCACAACTAGATTTAGGAGCCAGTGTGATCTTGATAACTTTAGCTATTTGTAATAGATTAAACCTAGGAGACATGCAACCAACTAGGATGTCCCTTCAACTGGTCGATCAATTAGTTAAATATCCAATAGGTGTATTGGAAGATATTCCAGTTAGGATCGGACAACTGTATATTCCAACCGATGTCATTGTTATGGACATTAAAGAAGACGACAAAATCCATATCCTTCTAGGTAGACCCTTCTTATCAACTGCtggagccataatagatgtccAAAGAGGAAAAATTACTTTCGAGGTAGGGGATGAAAAAGTAGAATTTATCTTATCCAAATTTATAATGGCACCTTCCATAGATGACTCATATTGTGCCATCAATATCATCGACAAGTGCATAAGAGAACTAAACCAAGACCAAGAAACACTCACCGAAATGATTAAACTACCCTCAACACCTATGATGGAGGATGATGGTTTTAAATCCATGACACCCTTCGTTGATGACAACCTTCATGAATGCTTGGCACTCACCACTGACCATATGCCTAGTCCTAAGAAACAATTATTACAGCTTAAGGAACTCCCAAAGAGCCTAAGATATGAATTCCTTGACGAAGAACTAAATCATCTAGTTATAGTAAGTGCAACCCTTAATAAGGATGTAACTAATCAACTCTTAGATATCTTAAGAAAATATAATGCAGCTCTAGGTTATAACATTTCCGAccttaaagggataagtccttctgTGTGCATACATCGAATTATGCTATAG